GGACAGTTTGCTGCTTTTTCGTGTATCCTTTGCAGTCTTAGACTTCTTATAATCGTGCAAGTTTAATTTTGACAAACAGTGGGTGCAATTTCTAATTCCCAGTTCCTCTTTCGGGTCTGACATATtcttataaaaacaacatttacaactTTTTTCATTGTCTGTATTACCTTGAAATTCTGCTTTTCTATTTTGCCTTTCCTTGTATGCACAACTGGACACTAAGCCATGAGAAGCACATTCACATTCCGAGATCTCTTTTTCTCTCGAGGAAAGGTGATCTGCAGAGGCACAGGGAGCACTTTGAAGTTGCTGTGCTGCCTGTGGTAATttgctgtaaaaatataaattccCAAAATCAGATAGCCAGCTTGCAGCAGGAACATATGTAGGTAGTGATTCCACTGACCATATGGATACATCATGTTGCTCTTTTCCTGTTGCAATTTGTTGCTCAAAGGGCAATTTCACAATTTTGAACTCTGCCTCATCACAGGACAAAGACTGTTTTTGATTTACATTGTTTTCTCGATCCACTTCAGGCATCTTCTCAAGAGAGGGATTTTTAGATACACTTTCACAGTTCAGCTCAACACCTTGGTGAAGTAACGATCCGACAGGAGGGAAGTAAGGGGCCAATGTCTCAACTGACCATACAGACTCATTAACTCTTTCCAATTGTTCTACTGTATTTGGCAATTTGAGTATTTCACAGCAAACATTTTGAACTGGGTTTATCTGACAGCTTCCCTTTTCTCCCACATTCCTTTCCATACTTTTCTCATCAGTAAGCTTGTTTGGGACAGTTCTGTCCTGTTCAACCAGCTGACCCTGTTGTAATGCATTTTCTGGTCTGCTTATACATCCATGAGCAACACTCCTCTTTTTCTCTACAAGAGTAGGAACATTACCTGATGGCGGAGCTCCAAGTAGTAACACGTCCGGAAAGACACGCACACATTGCTCACGTTCCTCTGGACAGTCAGTATTTGGCACTGCACTGCCTTCATGAACAGAAGAACTATAAAGGGGTAGAACACCTTCTGTGGAACTTACAGACCAAACATCACACTGAACCAGGTCATTTGACCTGTTTTGGGTAGATTCAGATGTCGTCTTACGAGACCTAAAAATCTTAAGTGCTGTTGGCATGTCCGTACATTCTATTCTCACTTCCTCCTTCTGGAAGACGTAGCTGTTTGGAGTTGCACCCCTGGACTTTGAAGGACTTGCTTCCTTATCTTGTACACTTTGCTTCTGACCCTCAGAATGGGTTGCAGAATTTGGGGAATTAGTCTCTTTAGTTCCCAACCCAGAATCTGATCTCTGTCCCTGGCCTGCATTGCATGTTTCAGTACTGCCTGAATGCTCAGAGTTGTTTAACAATCCATTGGGTTCAGTCTGCACCTCGGAGCTGGTAGTCTCCCTATGCATGGTGTTCTGCTGATATCGAAATCGTCTAGCATGATAAGCCATGGTAGGAGGAAAGTGGGGAGTAAACATTCTTCTAGAATCTGCTGGATGCAATTGAGCATGGGGGACAATATATCCAGGAAGCTCTGCATAAGGGTCGGGGGGTAAATACTGACACCCATAAttgtaacctaaaaaaaaaaaaacacacactgtacacctTTCAAAAAAGTAAAATTTCCTAGACTATTTAGGTATTTCAATGGTTTTGACAGGCTAACCGAGAAAGTACAGTAAGAAATATGTATCAATAAGCTATGGGGGAAGGGAATTGTTTTGCTACTGCATAAATGCAATCCTTCAAAGTCTCTTCATAGAAGACTATAAAGGTGACTGATGCCTTATAAAATAACTTATTCCAAAATTATGGAGCCAAATTTGGTAAATAACATTGTTTCACTGTCCTGAATTGTATGGCCAATAACTGGGCACATGGTAAAAGGCTTTATATGACTATTTAAATAAACATCCACTACAATGAAAGGACAGTGTAAATCAGCTCTACTATTGGTTTCTTC
This Polyodon spathula isolate WHYD16114869_AA chromosome 3, ASM1765450v1, whole genome shotgun sequence DNA region includes the following protein-coding sequences:
- the LOC121308194 gene encoding uncharacterized protein LOC121308194, with the translated sequence MNPPHSVGHGQHPADHTRPFFYVQPSQPYFPYHWHMQNPCNPYMGFPGSGYNYGCQYLPPDPYAELPGYIVPHAQLHPADSRRMFTPHFPPTMAYHARRFRYQQNTMHRETTSSEVQTEPNGLLNNSEHSGSTETCNAGQGQRSDSGLGTKETNSPNSATHSEGQKQSVQDKEASPSKSRGATPNSYVFQKEEVRIECTDMPTALKIFRSRKTTSESTQNRSNDLVQCDVWSVSSTEGVLPLYSSSVHEGSAVPNTDCPEEREQCVRVFPDVLLLGAPPSGNVPTLVEKKRSVAHGCISRPENALQQGQLVEQDRTVPNKLTDEKSMERNVGEKGSCQINPVQNVCCEILKLPNTVEQLERVNESVWSVETLAPYFPPVGSLLHQGVELNCESVSKNPSLEKMPEVDRENNVNQKQSLSCDEAEFKIVKLPFEQQIATGKEQHDVSIWSVESLPTYVPAASWLSDFGNLYFYSKLPQAAQQLQSAPCASADHLSSREKEISECECASHGLVSSCAYKERQNRKAEFQGNTDNEKSCKCCFYKNMSDPKEELGIRNCTHCLSKLNLHDYKKSKTAKDTRKSSKLSCLTSADRNKETCEACKCALLKGVKKNKGPGSKIKDHRNEENPSEETTEDEGGVSQMPRKSMSRKVACVNKATYQMRLSEPCPVARQFPKKKARKSSCDEIKCVSHHDAQEQSHPDVVKECYEECATMLKPDKCKGPEKKNITKQIQTERHLWKKVPRWPGVYQRPWRDECDETSEGEFPRPHRGRGYSKRGTRY